A genomic region of Halopelagius longus contains the following coding sequences:
- a CDS encoding FecCD family ABC transporter permease gives MSESMRLGIWSRIRRGVGWIDGSLVGLCVASVAVVVLGGLVQVSFGTYTMSLAQAWRAVLNPTVLFNADAWSAFLFGTDLPEMGRETLIVWNIRLPRVLVAILVGANLSVSGAIFQAVTRNELASPYILGVSSGAGLAILLTLVVFSGLAPFLPLIAAGGGALAFLLVYTIAWKGGTSPVRLVLAGVIVSTLFQSMQTAMFFFADDLAIVQSAIAWTTGSLTGVDWEQVRLALPSTAVALSLSVIAARQLNVLLLGEQTAQSLGMSVERTRFLLSGVAILAASAAIAVAGIVGFVGLIVPHLVRNIVGSDYKRLMVGCVFAGPALMVVADVGARLALDPVQLPVGVVTGLVGGPYFLYLMRRQQNLGDI, from the coding sequence ATGAGTGAATCTATGCGGTTGGGTATCTGGTCGAGGATTCGTCGGGGCGTTGGATGGATCGACGGGTCGCTCGTCGGCCTCTGCGTCGCCAGCGTCGCCGTCGTCGTTCTCGGCGGTCTCGTCCAGGTGAGCTTCGGCACGTACACGATGTCGCTCGCCCAAGCGTGGCGGGCCGTGCTGAACCCGACTGTCCTCTTCAACGCGGACGCGTGGTCGGCGTTCCTCTTCGGAACGGACCTCCCGGAGATGGGGCGAGAGACCCTCATCGTCTGGAACATCCGACTGCCGCGCGTCCTCGTGGCTATCCTCGTCGGCGCGAACCTCTCCGTCTCGGGTGCCATCTTCCAAGCGGTCACCCGGAACGAACTGGCGAGTCCGTACATCCTCGGCGTCTCGTCGGGTGCCGGGCTCGCGATTCTCCTGACGCTCGTCGTCTTCAGCGGTCTCGCGCCGTTTCTCCCGCTCATCGCGGCGGGCGGCGGCGCGCTGGCGTTCCTCCTCGTCTACACCATCGCGTGGAAGGGAGGGACGAGTCCGGTTCGCCTCGTCCTCGCCGGCGTCATCGTCAGCACGCTGTTTCAGTCGATGCAGACGGCGATGTTCTTCTTCGCGGACGACCTCGCCATCGTCCAGAGCGCCATCGCGTGGACCACCGGTTCGCTGACCGGCGTCGATTGGGAGCAGGTGCGTCTGGCGCTCCCCTCGACGGCAGTCGCGCTCTCGCTTTCGGTAATCGCCGCCCGACAGCTGAACGTCCTCCTTCTCGGCGAGCAGACGGCGCAGTCGCTCGGCATGTCCGTCGAACGGACGCGCTTTCTCCTCTCGGGCGTCGCCATCCTCGCGGCGAGCGCCGCCATCGCCGTCGCGGGCATCGTCGGCTTCGTCGGCCTCATCGTGCCGCACCTCGTGCGGAACATCGTCGGGAGCGACTACAAGCGCCTGATGGTCGGGTGCGTCTTCGCCGGCCCGGCGCTGATGGTGGTCGCGGACGTCGGCGCGCGACTGGCGTTGGACCCGGTTCAGTTGCCCGTGGGCGTCGTCACGGGCCTCGTCGGCGGGCCGTACTTCCTCTATCTGATGCGGAGACAGCAGAATCTGGGTGACATCTGA
- a CDS encoding ABC transporter ATP-binding protein, protein MQRPAQNGREEADSVLVGENLSLSYPTSDGPVVECDRIDVPRGEITALVGPNGSGKSTLLKALSNHLEPDAGAVTLDGKRLHEYGDKEFARELGMLSQENESPGSLTVEDLVYHGRYPHRNFFEQVSDEDERAVERALDLAGVDHLRDKQVGNLSGGQKQLAWIAMVLAQDTDVLLLDEPTTFLDLHHQLRVMETVRQLNEERNVTVAVVLHDIAQAARFADYLVAMCDGEVYDWGPPREVVTEELLADVFNVDAAVTYTPDPEIVPKRSL, encoded by the coding sequence ATGCAACGACCCGCTCAGAACGGACGCGAGGAGGCGGACAGTGTGCTCGTCGGAGAGAACCTCTCGCTGTCGTATCCGACGAGCGACGGTCCGGTCGTCGAGTGCGACCGAATCGACGTGCCGCGCGGCGAGATAACCGCGCTCGTCGGGCCGAACGGGAGCGGGAAGAGTACGCTCCTGAAGGCGCTCTCGAACCACTTAGAGCCCGACGCCGGCGCCGTCACCCTCGACGGGAAGCGACTCCACGAGTACGGCGACAAGGAGTTCGCCCGCGAACTCGGCATGCTCTCACAGGAGAACGAGTCGCCGGGGTCGCTCACCGTGGAGGACCTCGTCTACCACGGCCGTTACCCCCACCGCAACTTCTTCGAGCAGGTGTCCGACGAGGACGAACGCGCCGTCGAACGCGCACTCGACCTGGCGGGCGTCGACCACCTCCGCGACAAGCAGGTGGGGAACCTCAGCGGCGGGCAGAAGCAGTTGGCGTGGATAGCGATGGTCCTCGCGCAGGATACGGACGTGCTCCTGTTGGACGAACCGACGACGTTCCTCGATTTACACCACCAGCTCCGCGTGATGGAGACGGTCCGACAACTGAACGAGGAACGAAACGTCACCGTCGCCGTCGTCCTCCACGACATCGCGCAGGCGGCCCGGTTCGCCGACTACCTCGTCGCCATGTGCGACGGCGAGGTGTACGACTGGGGACCGCCGCGGGAAGTGGTGACCGAGGAACTCCTCGCGGACGTGTTCAACGTCGACGCCGCCGTCACCTACACGCCCGACCCCGAAATCGTCCCGAAACGGTCGCTCTGA
- a CDS encoding ABC transporter substrate-binding protein: MANDGAPRRTRRNVLKASGVLAASGLLAGCTGGSGSESTETEASATESATATETETGTESETTESGSSYSVSIEPMGEVEFAQPPETWVANNGSWADMGVALGVEPPKGVWMTSRYHTQYYDEIPDVSVDKSDMVSLYSDGVSKEVFYELDGDVHVMDPNFLLNRYKGWKQADVDEIEEKIAPFFGNSIFSRGYAWHEDYKYYTLYEAFEKLAQVFQRTDRYEAFASLHDEFQSGLSDVVPSSESERPQVAILWASGDEPESFLPYVISEGTSFKQWRDLNVRDALAETDVKDFHSSRGEIDYETLLEVDPDVLLFRGQEAKTAEEFQNTVVSFMENHDTASALTAVQNGDVYRGGPLYQGPITNLVLTERAAKQLYDVEGELFDRERVASIVNGDI, from the coding sequence ATGGCAAACGACGGCGCACCGCGTCGGACGCGACGTAACGTGTTGAAGGCGAGCGGAGTACTGGCTGCGAGTGGCCTCCTCGCCGGTTGTACCGGCGGAAGCGGATCCGAGTCGACCGAGACGGAAGCGTCCGCGACCGAGTCGGCCACGGCGACAGAGACGGAGACGGGAACCGAGTCGGAGACGACGGAGTCGGGGTCCTCCTACAGCGTCTCGATAGAGCCGATGGGCGAAGTCGAGTTCGCCCAACCCCCGGAGACGTGGGTGGCGAACAACGGTAGCTGGGCCGACATGGGCGTCGCCCTCGGCGTCGAACCGCCGAAGGGCGTCTGGATGACGTCGCGGTACCACACTCAGTACTACGACGAGATACCCGACGTCTCCGTCGACAAGAGCGATATGGTGTCGCTGTACTCCGACGGCGTCAGCAAGGAGGTGTTCTACGAACTCGACGGCGACGTGCACGTCATGGACCCGAACTTCCTGCTCAACCGGTACAAGGGGTGGAAGCAGGCCGACGTGGACGAAATCGAGGAGAAAATCGCGCCGTTCTTCGGCAACAGCATCTTCTCGCGAGGGTACGCGTGGCACGAGGACTACAAGTACTACACGCTGTACGAGGCGTTCGAGAAACTCGCGCAGGTGTTCCAGCGCACCGACCGCTACGAGGCGTTCGCCTCCCTCCACGATGAGTTCCAGTCGGGTCTCTCCGACGTCGTCCCGTCCTCGGAGTCCGAACGACCGCAGGTGGCCATCCTCTGGGCTTCCGGCGACGAACCCGAGTCGTTCCTCCCGTACGTCATCAGCGAGGGGACGAGCTTCAAGCAGTGGCGCGACCTGAACGTCCGCGACGCCCTCGCGGAGACGGACGTGAAGGACTTCCACTCCTCCCGCGGCGAAATCGACTACGAGACGCTTCTCGAAGTCGACCCCGACGTTCTCCTCTTCCGCGGGCAGGAGGCCAAGACGGCCGAGGAGTTCCAGAACACCGTCGTCTCGTTCATGGAGAACCACGACACGGCGAGTGCGCTCACGGCCGTCCAGAACGGCGACGTCTACCGCGGCGGCCCCCTCTATCAGGGTCCCATCACGAACCTCGTGCTCACGGAACGCGCCGCCAAACAACTGTACGACGTGGAAGGCGAACTGTTCGACCGCGAACGGGTCGCCTCCATCGTCAACGGGGACATCTGA
- a CDS encoding DUF7260 family protein, which yields MSDALEPPLTARRDARDEHRAVSKQRDAFRRFKDCVETTPAATMDDVGSAGGPAGWTAASSTSGDDACRTVRRAFAELVQPHVTESDDGDPSVHETIAAELTEEVAVALAAEGGGNRFTPQLKRAVLEHTEQRLAENTVMVRVLERERDSLDSAIDDLKAARERLPPTDEATLILADTEELLSMRDRIDAVESDLDAVADRRQETLRHVSATGLKAGIRHDAVVEYLSSDREVTYPVLSAVGELTTRCRKKRDAVHEALREEY from the coding sequence ATGTCGGACGCACTCGAACCTCCGCTCACCGCGCGACGCGACGCCCGCGACGAACACCGTGCGGTCTCGAAACAGCGAGACGCGTTCCGGCGGTTCAAGGACTGCGTCGAAACCACGCCCGCGGCGACGATGGACGACGTCGGGTCCGCCGGCGGCCCCGCCGGGTGGACGGCCGCCAGTTCGACGTCGGGCGACGACGCCTGCCGAACCGTCCGCCGGGCGTTCGCCGAGTTAGTGCAACCGCACGTCACGGAGAGCGACGACGGCGACCCGTCGGTCCACGAGACCATCGCCGCCGAGTTGACCGAGGAAGTCGCCGTGGCCCTCGCCGCGGAGGGCGGCGGCAACCGGTTCACGCCGCAGTTGAAGCGCGCAGTCCTCGAACACACCGAGCAACGCCTCGCGGAGAACACGGTGATGGTCCGCGTCCTCGAACGCGAACGCGACTCGCTCGATTCGGCCATCGACGACCTCAAGGCGGCGAGAGAAAGACTCCCGCCCACGGACGAGGCGACGCTCATCCTCGCAGACACCGAGGAACTGCTCTCGATGCGCGACCGAATCGACGCCGTCGAATCCGACCTCGACGCCGTCGCCGACCGGAGACAGGAGACGCTCCGGCACGTCTCCGCGACGGGGTTGAAGGCGGGCATCCGCCACGACGCCGTCGTCGAGTACCTCTCCTCGGACCGCGAGGTGACGTACCCGGTGCTGTCCGCCGTCGGCGAACTGACGACGCGGTGCCGGAAGAAGCGAGACGCGGTTCACGAAGCGCTGAGAGAAGAGTACTGA
- a CDS encoding heavy metal translocating P-type ATPase, protein MSTTTAHLDVRGMSCANCSKTVSEALRSLDGVEEANVNFATDEGTVTYDPERVTLADIYDAVEEAGYDPVEATASIGIADMSCANCAETNREALESTPGVVRADVNYATDEANVVYNPADASKEDLYDAVDSAGYTPVREDDGDEGDGGSGARDAARNAEMRRQKRLTLFGAALSVPLLAMLVLELFASGVLPETVPGTDLPFGWVAFALATPVQVVLGREFYENSYKALVKNRTANMDVLIALGSSTAYLYSVVALLGVLPNAGLYFDTAALILVFITLGNYLEARSKGQASDALRKLLEMEADTATLVEDDGTEREVPLEDVDVGDRLKVRPGEKIPTDGVVVDGDSAVDESMVTGESVPVSKTEGDEVVGSTVNQNGVLVVEATKVGEDTAIQQIVETVKEAQSRQPEIQNFADRISAYFVPAVIANALFWGGVWFAFPEALATFVNGLPLWDVVVGGPAAAGGPVSNFEFAVLVFASSVLIACPCALGLATPAATMVGTSIGAQNGVLFKGGDILERVRDVDTVVFDKTGTLTKGEMSLTDVVVIEPAADGGEAAADGGPDAVGSTSDPRSDGGAVKTSERPERTEESVLRLAAAAESGSEHPLAEAIVEGARERGIDVSDPESFENVPGHGVRAAVEGREVLVGNRKLLSEEGIDPAPAEDELRRLEGEGKTAMLVAADGELLGVVADADTLKESSADAVAALRERGIDVRMITGDNERTARAVAERVGIDPESVRAGVLPEDKADAVEEIQSDGSRAMMVGDGVNDAPALATAFVGVAIGSGTDVAIEAADVTLMRDDPRDVVKAIRVSEGTLSKIRQNLFWALGYNAAMIPLASLGLLQPVLAAAAMAFSSVSVLTNSMLFRRYAPDHDYRLLGFLRGGN, encoded by the coding sequence ATGAGTACTACAACAGCCCACCTCGACGTGCGGGGGATGTCCTGCGCTAACTGTTCGAAGACGGTTAGCGAGGCCCTTCGGTCGCTCGACGGCGTCGAGGAGGCGAACGTCAACTTCGCCACCGACGAGGGGACGGTGACGTACGACCCCGAACGGGTCACCCTCGCGGACATCTACGACGCCGTCGAGGAGGCGGGGTACGACCCCGTCGAAGCGACCGCCTCGATAGGCATCGCCGACATGTCGTGTGCCAACTGCGCGGAGACGAACCGCGAGGCGTTGGAGTCCACGCCGGGCGTCGTCCGCGCGGACGTGAACTACGCCACCGACGAGGCGAACGTCGTCTACAACCCGGCGGACGCCTCGAAGGAGGACCTCTACGACGCCGTCGACTCCGCCGGGTACACGCCGGTCCGCGAGGACGACGGCGACGAGGGCGACGGCGGGTCCGGCGCGCGCGACGCCGCCCGGAACGCCGAGATGCGTCGGCAGAAGCGCCTGACGCTGTTCGGCGCGGCGCTTTCGGTTCCGCTGTTGGCGATGCTCGTCCTCGAACTGTTCGCCTCGGGCGTCCTCCCCGAGACGGTTCCGGGCACCGACCTCCCGTTCGGGTGGGTCGCGTTCGCCCTCGCGACGCCCGTGCAGGTCGTCCTCGGCCGGGAGTTCTACGAGAACTCCTACAAGGCCCTCGTGAAGAACCGCACCGCGAACATGGACGTGCTCATCGCCCTCGGGTCCTCGACGGCGTACCTCTACTCCGTCGTCGCCCTGTTGGGCGTCCTCCCGAACGCCGGCCTCTACTTCGACACGGCGGCGCTCATCTTGGTGTTCATCACCCTCGGGAACTACCTCGAAGCGCGTTCGAAGGGGCAGGCCTCCGACGCCCTCCGGAAACTGCTGGAGATGGAGGCCGACACGGCCACCCTCGTCGAGGACGACGGCACCGAGCGAGAGGTTCCCCTCGAAGACGTGGACGTGGGCGACCGCCTGAAGGTCCGCCCCGGCGAGAAGATTCCGACGGACGGCGTCGTCGTGGACGGCGACTCCGCCGTGGACGAGTCGATGGTGACCGGCGAGTCCGTCCCCGTCTCGAAAACCGAGGGCGACGAAGTCGTCGGTTCGACCGTCAACCAGAACGGCGTCCTCGTCGTCGAGGCGACGAAGGTGGGCGAGGACACCGCCATCCAGCAGATAGTCGAGACGGTGAAGGAGGCCCAGTCGCGCCAACCCGAGATTCAGAACTTCGCTGACCGCATCTCCGCGTACTTCGTCCCCGCGGTCATCGCCAACGCCCTGTTCTGGGGCGGCGTCTGGTTCGCCTTCCCCGAGGCGTTGGCGACGTTCGTGAACGGACTACCCCTCTGGGACGTGGTGGTCGGCGGCCCCGCCGCGGCGGGCGGCCCCGTCTCGAACTTCGAGTTCGCCGTCCTCGTGTTCGCGTCGTCGGTGCTCATCGCCTGCCCCTGCGCCCTCGGACTGGCGACGCCCGCGGCGACGATGGTCGGCACGTCCATCGGCGCGCAGAACGGCGTCCTGTTCAAGGGCGGCGACATCCTCGAACGCGTCCGCGACGTGGACACCGTCGTCTTCGACAAGACGGGCACCCTCACGAAGGGCGAGATGTCGCTGACCGACGTGGTCGTTATCGAACCCGCCGCGGACGGCGGTGAGGCGGCCGCCGACGGCGGTCCCGACGCAGTCGGGAGCACGTCGGACCCGCGGTCCGACGGCGGGGCGGTGAAGACGAGCGAACGCCCCGAACGCACCGAGGAGTCGGTCCTGCGCCTCGCCGCCGCCGCCGAGAGCGGAAGCGAACACCCCCTCGCCGAGGCCATCGTCGAGGGCGCGCGCGAACGCGGCATCGACGTCTCGGACCCCGAGTCGTTCGAGAACGTCCCCGGACACGGCGTCCGCGCCGCCGTCGAGGGCCGGGAGGTTCTCGTCGGCAACCGCAAACTGCTCTCCGAGGAGGGAATCGACCCCGCGCCCGCGGAGGACGAACTCCGCAGACTCGAAGGCGAGGGGAAGACGGCGATGCTGGTGGCCGCCGACGGCGAACTCCTCGGCGTCGTCGCCGACGCGGACACCCTCAAGGAGTCCTCGGCGGACGCCGTCGCCGCCCTCCGCGAACGCGGCATCGACGTGCGGATGATAACCGGCGACAACGAGCGAACCGCCCGCGCCGTCGCGGAACGAGTCGGCATCGACCCCGAGAGCGTCCGCGCGGGCGTCCTCCCGGAGGACAAGGCCGACGCGGTGGAGGAGATACAGTCCGACGGCAGTCGCGCGATGATGGTCGGCGACGGCGTCAACGACGCCCCGGCCCTCGCGACGGCGTTCGTCGGCGTCGCCATCGGGTCCGGCACCGACGTGGCCATCGAGGCGGCCGACGTGACGCTGATGCGCGACGACCCGCGCGACGTGGTGAAGGCCATCCGCGTCTCGGAGGGGACGCTGTCGAAGATTCGGCAGAACCTCTTCTGGGCGCTGGGGTACAACGCGGCGATGATTCCGCTGGCCTCCCTCGGCCTGCTTCAGCCCGTGTTGGCGGCCGCCGCGATGGCGTTCTCGTCGGTGTCGGTGCTGACCAACAGCATGCTGTTCCGGCGGTACGCGCCGGACCACGACTACCGACTGCTCGGCTTCCTGCGCGGAGGGAACTGA
- a CDS encoding AsnC family transcriptional regulator, whose amino-acid sequence MSSLDETDMEILELLSEDARRPYSDISERVGLSAPAVSDRIDRLKESGVVRRFTVDVDRSQLRAGVPVLVRLELRPEELSDAKDAVQGADAVEHVFTTAEGDVVFHGRFRADAVRAQLDELVDLSRVEDYEVTLLSDAEWTPNVGGTEFALSCAECGNTVTDEGESARFGGERYHFCCPSCLARFEDKYERLEAGAE is encoded by the coding sequence GTGAGCAGTCTCGACGAGACGGACATGGAGATTCTCGAACTCCTGTCCGAGGACGCACGCCGGCCGTACAGCGACATCTCCGAGCGAGTCGGACTCTCCGCGCCCGCCGTCTCGGACCGAATCGACCGCCTCAAGGAATCGGGCGTCGTCAGGCGATTCACCGTGGACGTAGACCGGTCGCAACTGCGCGCCGGCGTCCCCGTCCTCGTCCGCCTCGAACTTCGGCCGGAGGAACTCTCCGACGCGAAAGATGCCGTGCAGGGGGCGGACGCCGTCGAACACGTCTTCACCACCGCCGAGGGCGACGTAGTGTTCCACGGCCGATTCCGCGCCGACGCCGTCAGAGCGCAGTTGGACGAACTCGTCGACCTCTCGCGCGTCGAGGACTACGAGGTGACCCTCCTCTCTGACGCCGAGTGGACGCCGAACGTCGGCGGCACGGAGTTTGCACTCTCCTGTGCGGAGTGCGGCAACACCGTCACCGACGAGGGCGAATCCGCCCGGTTCGGCGGCGAACGGTACCACTTCTGCTGTCCCTCCTGTCTCGCCCGATTCGAGGACAAGTACGAACGACTCGAAGCGGGCGCGGAGTAG
- a CDS encoding PKD domain-containing protein has protein sequence MKYQTLIAVVASVGVVATAAFVGGVGADVGVPSTDDVASSQQTATPTAPSDETPSSEASADSETAETNASAGANATVTVTGDGTAEAASGSANATDSDSGDTDAAEADAANSTASDANATGAESTANASAENASVENASAGNNTAPVAAVRADGMVHERTKVELDAAASRDADGDELNYSWTQVSGPDAEWARNDTATASVVAPDVAVWTDVTFRVTVTDAHGATDTANVTLTVRSTSYAEETDDSGDATNADGQNGSDETNESDTADGDASGELTRDELSQAVFGSDFDALGTEDAAYVEELYLRQPSGEWDPAEVRSRDEIARDRYNASFEELGFDARVDVQETFDAQFGDSGEDATYSRDELSQAEWGYNFSELSAESAGKITEMYDRQPFAEEQELAHIRTRDQFARYLYDSELGNLTREQRLDVERHYHDQFAEN, from the coding sequence ATGAAGTACCAAACGCTCATCGCCGTCGTCGCAAGCGTCGGCGTCGTCGCCACAGCCGCCTTCGTCGGCGGTGTCGGGGCCGACGTCGGCGTTCCGTCGACGGACGATGTCGCGTCGTCCCAACAGACCGCGACACCGACTGCACCGTCCGACGAGACACCGTCTTCCGAGGCGTCCGCCGACTCGGAGACGGCCGAGACGAACGCGTCCGCAGGCGCGAACGCGACCGTCACCGTGACCGGAGACGGCACCGCAGAGGCCGCCTCCGGGAGCGCCAACGCGACGGACTCCGACTCCGGAGACACCGACGCTGCGGAGGCCGACGCCGCGAACTCGACGGCGTCCGACGCGAACGCGACGGGCGCCGAGTCGACGGCGAACGCGTCCGCAGAGAACGCATCGGTCGAGAACGCGTCCGCCGGGAACAACACCGCGCCCGTCGCCGCGGTGCGCGCCGACGGGATGGTCCACGAACGGACGAAGGTAGAACTCGACGCCGCGGCGTCTCGCGACGCCGACGGCGACGAACTGAACTACTCGTGGACGCAGGTGTCCGGCCCCGACGCCGAGTGGGCGAGAAACGACACCGCCACCGCGTCCGTCGTCGCCCCCGACGTGGCCGTCTGGACGGACGTGACGTTCCGCGTGACGGTGACGGACGCCCACGGTGCGACCGACACCGCAAACGTCACCCTCACCGTTCGCTCCACCTCCTACGCGGAGGAGACGGACGACTCCGGCGACGCGACGAACGCCGACGGCCAGAACGGGTCCGACGAGACGAACGAATCGGACACCGCTGACGGCGACGCGTCCGGCGAACTGACGCGCGACGAACTGTCGCAGGCCGTCTTCGGGTCCGACTTCGACGCCCTCGGGACGGAAGACGCCGCCTACGTCGAGGAACTGTACCTCCGCCAACCGTCCGGCGAGTGGGACCCCGCCGAGGTCCGTTCGCGCGACGAAATCGCGCGGGACCGCTACAACGCGAGTTTCGAGGAACTCGGCTTCGACGCCCGCGTGGACGTACAGGAGACGTTCGACGCGCAGTTCGGCGACTCGGGCGAGGACGCGACGTACTCGCGCGACGAACTGTCGCAGGCCGAGTGGGGCTACAACTTCTCCGAGTTGAGCGCCGAGTCGGCCGGGAAGATAACCGAGATGTACGACCGGCAACCGTTCGCCGAGGAGCAGGAACTCGCGCACATCCGCACCCGCGACCAGTTCGCTCGCTACCTCTACGACAGCGAACTCGGGAACCTGACCCGCGAGCAGCGACTCGACGTGGAACGGCACTACCACGACCAGTTCGCCGAGAACTGA
- a CDS encoding CopZ family metallochaperone: protein MTRTITVEGMTCEHCEQTVEEALSDVGGVESATADRESESATVEGDADDDELVAAVEDAGYEASA, encoded by the coding sequence ATGACTCGGACCATCACCGTCGAAGGCATGACCTGCGAGCACTGCGAACAGACAGTCGAAGAGGCGCTTTCGGACGTCGGCGGCGTCGAATCCGCCACCGCGGACCGCGAGAGTGAGTCCGCCACCGTCGAGGGCGACGCCGACGACGACGAACTCGTCGCCGCCGTCGAAGACGCCGGATACGAGGCTTCGGCGTAA
- a CDS encoding DUF6360 family protein: MPNRLLRVNAYTTFDMLDAEAVGHDFTDEAFAVLNVTAPRENPDHVKLELELDNSQLENLPAHAERVTLSAAEARTLASELEKYANRVEAAQSDD, translated from the coding sequence ATGCCCAACAGGCTCCTTCGGGTCAACGCGTACACGACGTTCGACATGCTGGACGCCGAGGCGGTCGGACACGACTTCACCGACGAGGCGTTCGCCGTGCTGAACGTGACCGCGCCGCGCGAGAACCCCGACCACGTGAAACTCGAACTCGAACTCGACAACAGTCAGTTGGAGAACCTGCCGGCGCACGCGGAACGCGTGACGCTCAGCGCCGCCGAAGCGCGGACGCTCGCCTCGGAGTTAGAGAAGTACGCAAACCGCGTCGAGGCGGCGCAGAGCGACGACTGA
- a CDS encoding phosphotransferase: MAPEDAVRDALESHDATAAVERELHVVPPHAVYEATFGGRRAVCKVARGPTADPATEAAVLRYVAAETPVPVPRVLASGDDHFVAEWCDDVPADPSLTEARVRAMGRGLAALHRSAAEDFRATGRVRVGPDGLTHSNDEAWSETLCELVSDRASYLDAVGYGDLAREIRAVVRENADRLDAVGETTLLHGNYLPDHVGVAAGGVARVIDFEHALVGPGEWDYLRTVVPVFGVDPTPTAGVSPAAFRDAYESVRPLPEGFERRRPLYHLANAASYLRALHVQRSHLDVRVGGVEPEDPLDVESVARRAYDLCTSVRDALDDRRDG, translated from the coding sequence ATGGCACCCGAAGACGCCGTTCGAGACGCCCTCGAATCGCACGACGCCACCGCGGCCGTCGAGAGAGAACTCCACGTCGTTCCGCCCCACGCCGTCTACGAGGCGACGTTCGGCGGGCGGCGCGCCGTCTGTAAGGTCGCACGCGGACCGACCGCCGACCCCGCCACGGAGGCGGCCGTCCTCCGGTACGTCGCCGCCGAGACGCCCGTTCCCGTCCCGCGCGTCCTCGCGTCCGGGGACGATCACTTCGTCGCGGAGTGGTGCGACGACGTGCCCGCGGACCCCTCGCTCACGGAGGCGCGGGTTCGAGCGATGGGGCGCGGATTGGCCGCCCTCCACCGGTCTGCGGCCGAGGACTTCCGGGCGACCGGTCGCGTCCGCGTCGGTCCGGACGGACTGACGCACTCGAACGACGAGGCGTGGAGCGAGACGCTCTGCGAGTTGGTGAGCGACCGAGCGTCGTACCTCGACGCCGTGGGGTACGGCGACCTCGCCCGCGAGATTCGAGCGGTCGTCCGCGAGAACGCCGACCGACTCGACGCGGTCGGAGAGACGACGCTCCTGCACGGCAACTACCTCCCGGACCACGTCGGCGTCGCGGCGGGCGGGGTCGCGCGCGTCATCGACTTCGAGCACGCACTCGTGGGGCCCGGCGAGTGGGACTACCTCCGAACGGTCGTCCCGGTGTTCGGCGTCGACCCGACGCCGACGGCCGGCGTCTCCCCCGCCGCGTTCCGGGACGCCTACGAGTCCGTCCGGCCCCTCCCGGAAGGGTTCGAACGGCGGCGACCGCTGTATCACCTCGCGAACGCGGCGTCGTACCTGCGAGCGCTACACGTTCAGCGGTCGCATCTCGACGTCCGCGTCGGCGGCGTCGAACCCGAAGACCCCCTCGACGTGGAGTCGGTCGCCCGGAGAGCGTACGACCTCTGTACGTCCGTCCGCGACGCACTCGACGACCGACGGGACGGGTGA